A window of the Streptomyces sp. NBC_00454 genome harbors these coding sequences:
- a CDS encoding cytochrome P450, which translates to MDRMDRMDRMDRMDAAAAPDVFDPRVYAEGVPYDRYRLLRERHPVAWQPEPEVLGWPAGPGFWAVTRHADVVRVLRDHATYSSHLGATQIRDPDPADLPFLRRTMLNQDPPEHGKLRRTVARAFTPARVDAFAARVRERARTLLRAARDGAEGGSADLVRSVTDEYALLNLTDLLGVPAADRGLLLEWTVRIIGYQDPEDAPAPLLGPDGKPLNPRSPALLGEMFGYARELAAHKRAHPGEDVMTALALAGLQDAELEMFFFLLTVAGNDTVRSAAPGGLLALARDPDAYARIAEGRVPVDRAVEELLRVHPPVLSFRRTAAVDTELAGRPIRAGDKVVVFHASANHDERVFTDPGRLDLARTPNPHVSFGDGPHVCLGAHFARLQLRILYEEWRAEMPVPELAGEPRRLVSNFINGITRLPLRVSGPAR; encoded by the coding sequence ATGGACCGCATGGACCGCATGGACCGCATGGACCGCATGGACGCAGCCGCAGCCCCGGACGTCTTCGACCCCCGCGTCTACGCCGAAGGCGTCCCGTACGACCGCTACCGGCTGCTGCGCGAGCGCCACCCGGTGGCCTGGCAGCCCGAGCCGGAGGTCCTCGGCTGGCCCGCCGGTCCCGGCTTCTGGGCCGTCACCCGGCACGCCGACGTGGTCCGCGTCCTGCGCGACCACGCCACGTACTCCTCCCACCTGGGCGCCACCCAGATCCGCGACCCCGACCCGGCCGACCTGCCCTTCCTGCGGCGCACCATGCTCAACCAGGATCCCCCCGAGCACGGAAAGCTGCGCCGGACCGTGGCCCGCGCCTTCACCCCGGCCCGCGTCGACGCCTTCGCCGCCCGGGTCCGCGAGCGCGCCCGTACGCTGCTGCGCGCCGCCCGCGACGGCGCCGAGGGTGGGAGCGCCGACCTGGTGCGGTCCGTCACCGACGAGTACGCGCTGCTGAACCTCACCGACCTGCTGGGAGTCCCGGCCGCCGACCGGGGGCTGCTCCTGGAGTGGACGGTGCGGATCATCGGCTACCAGGACCCCGAGGACGCACCCGCGCCCCTGCTCGGCCCGGACGGGAAACCGCTGAACCCGCGCTCCCCGGCCCTGCTGGGCGAGATGTTCGGCTACGCCCGCGAACTGGCCGCCCACAAGCGCGCCCACCCCGGCGAGGACGTGATGACCGCCCTCGCGCTCGCGGGGCTCCAGGACGCGGAGCTGGAGATGTTCTTCTTCCTGCTCACCGTCGCGGGCAACGACACCGTGCGCAGCGCCGCGCCCGGCGGGCTGCTCGCCCTGGCCCGCGACCCGGACGCGTACGCCCGGATCGCCGAAGGACGGGTCCCGGTGGACCGGGCCGTCGAGGAACTCCTGCGCGTCCACCCGCCGGTGCTGAGCTTTCGCCGTACGGCCGCCGTGGACACCGAACTGGCCGGGCGGCCGATCCGCGCCGGCGACAAGGTGGTGGTCTTCCACGCCTCCGCCAACCACGACGAGCGTGTCTTCACCGACCCCGGCCGCCTGGACCTGGCCCGCACGCCCAACCCGCACGTCTCCTTCGGCGACGGCCCGCACGTCTGCCTCGGCGCCCACTTCGCCCGGCTCCAGCTGCGGATCCTCTACGAGGAGTGGCGCGCCGAGATGCCGGTGCCCGAACTGGCCGGAGAACCCCGCCGGTTGGTCTCCAACTTCATCAACGGGATCACACGGCTGCCGCTGCGGGTGTCCGGGCCGGCCCGGTGA
- the map gene encoding type I methionyl aminopeptidase, with protein MVNLKTEQSIDEMRAAGRVVAHALAAVRDRADVGVSLLELDRVAREVLREAGASSPFLGYRPRFAPVPFPAVVCASVNDAIVHGIPDGYRLRDGDLVSIDCGAKLGGWVGDAAVSFTVGKARPADLRLIETAEAALAAGIAAALPGNRVGDIAHAIGTLCRAAGYGIPDGFGGHGVGRSMHEEPGVPNEGPPGRGTKLRPGMVIAIEPMLIAGGTDDYAPDADGWTLRTLDGSRAAHAEHTVAITADGPRILTAL; from the coding sequence ATGGTGAACCTGAAGACAGAACAGTCGATCGACGAGATGCGCGCCGCCGGGCGCGTCGTCGCGCACGCCCTCGCCGCCGTCCGGGACCGGGCGGACGTCGGAGTGTCCCTGCTGGAGCTCGACCGGGTGGCCCGCGAGGTGCTCCGGGAAGCCGGCGCGAGCTCGCCGTTCCTCGGCTACCGGCCGCGGTTCGCGCCGGTCCCCTTCCCCGCCGTCGTCTGCGCCTCGGTCAACGACGCGATCGTGCACGGCATCCCCGACGGCTACCGGCTGCGCGACGGCGATCTGGTCAGCATCGACTGCGGCGCGAAGCTGGGCGGCTGGGTCGGCGACGCCGCCGTCAGCTTCACGGTCGGCAAGGCCCGCCCCGCCGACCTGCGGCTCATCGAAACCGCCGAGGCCGCCCTCGCCGCGGGGATCGCCGCCGCACTGCCCGGCAACCGCGTCGGGGACATCGCCCACGCCATCGGCACGCTCTGCCGCGCCGCCGGATACGGCATCCCCGACGGCTTCGGCGGCCACGGCGTCGGGCGCTCGATGCACGAGGAGCCGGGCGTGCCCAACGAGGGCCCGCCGGGGCGCGGTACGAAGCTGCGCCCCGGCATGGTGATCGCCATCGAGCCGATGCTGATCGCGGGCGGCACCGACGACTACGCCCCCGACGCGGACGGCTGGACCCTGCGCACCCTCGACGGCAGCCGGGCCGCGCACGCGGAGCACACGGTAGCGATCACCGCCGACGGCCCGAGGATCCTCACCGCGCTCTAG
- a CDS encoding PPOX class F420-dependent oxidoreductase, which translates to MTLTVEDLGRARYVSLTTFRKDGTPVATPVWAAADGGELYVWTRSDSWKVKRIRNNGRVTVCACDVRGRVAPGTEVAEGQARLLDQAGLDRVRKLISRKYTWQYWILDVPAMLARRGKRPHEAIAITLDETAVQL; encoded by the coding sequence ATGACGCTTACGGTTGAGGATCTGGGCAGGGCGCGGTACGTCAGTCTCACCACCTTCCGCAAGGACGGCACACCGGTGGCGACGCCGGTGTGGGCCGCGGCGGACGGTGGTGAGCTGTACGTGTGGACGCGCAGCGATTCGTGGAAGGTCAAGCGGATCCGCAACAACGGGCGGGTCACGGTCTGCGCGTGCGACGTACGCGGCCGCGTGGCGCCGGGGACCGAGGTGGCCGAGGGGCAGGCACGGCTGCTGGACCAGGCGGGGCTGGACCGGGTGCGGAAGCTGATCTCGCGCAAGTACACCTGGCAGTACTGGATCCTGGACGTGCCGGCCATGCTGGCCCGGCGGGGCAAGCGACCGCACGAGGCGATCGCCATCACGCTTGACGAGACCGCCGTCCAGCTTTGA
- a CDS encoding aspartate aminotransferase family protein: MTNPIPLHSRHRSVLPDWLALYYDRPIELTHGEGRHVWDAEGNRYLDFFGGILTTMTAHALPEVTKAVSEQAGRIIHSSTLYLNRPMIELAERVASLSGIPDARVFFTTSGTEANDTALLLATTYRRSNQILAMRNSYHGRSFSTVSITGNRGWSPTSLSPLQTYYVHGAVRSRGPFAHLNDAEFTAAAVADLEDVLGQARGGLAALIAEPIQGVGGFTSPPDGLYGAFREVLDRHGILWISDEVQTGWGRTGDNFWGWQAHAQNGPPDILTFAKGIGNGMSIGGVVARAEVMNCLDSNSISTFGGSPVTMAAGVANLAYLLEHDLQGNARRVGGLLLERLRAVAATVPAVREVRGRGLMAGLELTKPGTDQADPDAAAAVLEAARARGLLLGKGGGHNTSVLRIAPPLSLTVAEAEEGAGILAEALGILN, translated from the coding sequence GTGACCAACCCGATCCCCCTGCACAGTCGCCACCGCTCCGTCCTGCCCGACTGGCTCGCGCTCTACTACGACCGGCCCATCGAGCTCACCCACGGCGAAGGCCGCCACGTCTGGGACGCCGAAGGCAACCGCTACCTGGACTTCTTCGGCGGCATCCTCACCACGATGACCGCCCACGCCCTGCCCGAGGTCACCAAGGCCGTCTCCGAACAGGCCGGACGGATCATCCACTCGTCCACCCTGTACCTGAACCGGCCGATGATCGAACTCGCCGAGCGGGTCGCCTCGTTGTCCGGGATCCCGGACGCCCGGGTCTTCTTCACCACCTCCGGCACCGAGGCCAACGACACCGCCCTGCTGCTCGCGACGACGTACCGCCGCTCCAACCAGATCCTGGCGATGCGCAACAGCTACCACGGCCGGTCCTTCTCCACCGTCTCCATCACCGGCAACCGCGGCTGGTCCCCGACCAGCCTCTCGCCGCTCCAGACGTACTACGTGCACGGCGCCGTCCGCTCCCGCGGCCCCTTCGCGCACCTGAACGACGCCGAGTTCACCGCGGCCGCCGTCGCCGACCTCGAAGACGTCCTCGGCCAGGCCCGCGGCGGCCTCGCCGCGCTCATCGCCGAACCGATCCAGGGCGTCGGCGGGTTCACCTCCCCGCCCGACGGGCTCTACGGGGCCTTCCGCGAGGTCCTCGACCGCCACGGCATCCTCTGGATCAGTGACGAGGTGCAGACCGGCTGGGGCCGCACCGGCGACAACTTCTGGGGCTGGCAGGCCCACGCCCAGAACGGCCCGCCGGACATCCTCACTTTCGCCAAGGGCATCGGCAACGGCATGTCCATCGGCGGAGTCGTGGCCCGCGCCGAGGTGATGAACTGCCTGGACTCCAACTCCATCTCCACCTTCGGCGGTTCACCCGTCACCATGGCCGCCGGCGTCGCCAACCTCGCGTACCTCCTCGAACACGACCTCCAGGGCAACGCCCGCCGGGTCGGCGGGCTGCTGCTGGAGCGGCTGCGTGCCGTCGCCGCGACCGTGCCCGCCGTACGGGAGGTCCGCGGCCGGGGCCTGATGGCCGGACTGGAGCTCACGAAGCCCGGTACCGACCAGGCCGATCCCGACGCGGCCGCCGCCGTACTGGAGGCCGCCCGGGCCCGCGGCCTCCTCCTCGGCAAGGGCGGCGGACACAACACCAGCGTGCTGCGCATCGCGCCGCCGCTCTCCCTCACCGTCGCCGAGGCGGAGGAGGGCGCCGGCATCCTCGCCGAAGCCCTCGGCATCCTCAACTAG
- a CDS encoding glycosyltransferase family 2 protein has translation MPELLALLASVAEQDEPATRVVVVGNGTALPGLPQDVIAVELEENLGVSGGRNVAWHRLRESGDVDVLVDLDDDGLLIEADVFRRIADLYEADRRLGIVSFRIADERGDTQRRHLPRLGAGDPMRRGLVTTFLGGGHALSMPMLEETGGWPEAFFFTHEETDLAWRAVDRGWDILYEPKLVLQHPKTSPARHAVYYRMTARNRVWLAKRHLPAALVPVYLASWAAYTLLQRPPLAGLKSWWAGFFEGVRVPCPPRRPMRWRTVWRMTRLGRPPVI, from the coding sequence ATGCCCGAGCTGCTGGCCCTGCTGGCCTCGGTGGCCGAGCAGGACGAACCGGCGACCAGGGTCGTGGTGGTCGGCAACGGGACGGCCCTGCCGGGCCTGCCCCAGGACGTGATCGCGGTGGAACTCGAGGAGAACCTGGGGGTGTCCGGCGGCCGGAACGTCGCCTGGCACCGCCTCCGGGAATCCGGTGACGTCGACGTCCTGGTGGACCTGGACGACGACGGCCTGCTGATCGAGGCGGACGTCTTCCGGCGGATCGCCGACCTGTACGAGGCGGACCGCCGGCTGGGCATCGTCTCGTTCCGGATCGCGGACGAGCGCGGCGATACGCAGCGGCGGCACCTGCCCCGCCTGGGGGCGGGTGACCCGATGCGGCGGGGCCTGGTGACGACGTTCCTGGGCGGCGGACACGCCCTGTCGATGCCGATGCTGGAGGAGACCGGGGGCTGGCCGGAGGCCTTCTTCTTCACGCACGAGGAGACGGACCTGGCCTGGCGGGCGGTCGACCGCGGCTGGGACATCCTGTACGAGCCGAAACTGGTGCTCCAGCACCCGAAGACGTCCCCGGCCAGGCACGCGGTCTACTACCGGATGACGGCCCGGAACCGGGTCTGGCTGGCCAAGCGGCACCTGCCCGCCGCCCTGGTGCCCGTCTACCTGGCCTCGTGGGCGGCCTACACGCTGCTCCAGCGGCCCCCGCTGGCGGGGCTGAAGTCGTGGTGGGCCGGGTTCTTCGAAGGCGTACGGGTCCCGTGTCCGCCGCGTCGCCCCATGCGGTGGCGGACGGTGTGGCGCATGACCCGACTGGGCCGCCCACCGGTGATCTAG
- a CDS encoding nitrilase-related carbon-nitrogen hydrolase, with translation MAQVVRAALVQATWTGDTESMIAKHEEHARRAAAQGAKIIGFQEVFNAPYFCQVQEPEHYRWAEAVPEGPTVQRMQALARETGMVIVVPVFELESEGFYYNTAAVIDADGSYLGKYRKHHIPQVKGFWEKYYFRPGNLGWPVFDTAVGRIGVYICYDRHFPEGWRELGLAGAQLVYNPSATSRGLSGYLWQLEQPASAVANEYFVAAINRVGQEEYGDNDFYGTSYFVDPRGQFVGEVASDKEEELLVRDLDFDLIKEVRDQWAFYRDRRPDAYGGLVQP, from the coding sequence ATGGCCCAAGTCGTCCGCGCCGCACTCGTCCAGGCCACCTGGACCGGAGACACCGAGTCGATGATCGCCAAACACGAGGAGCACGCCCGCCGGGCCGCCGCCCAGGGCGCGAAGATCATCGGCTTCCAGGAAGTCTTCAACGCCCCCTACTTCTGCCAGGTCCAGGAACCCGAGCACTACCGCTGGGCCGAGGCCGTCCCCGAGGGCCCCACCGTGCAGCGCATGCAGGCGCTCGCCCGCGAGACCGGCATGGTCATCGTCGTACCGGTCTTCGAGCTGGAGTCCGAGGGCTTCTACTACAACACCGCCGCCGTCATCGACGCCGACGGCAGCTACCTCGGCAAGTACCGCAAGCACCACATCCCCCAGGTCAAGGGCTTCTGGGAGAAGTACTACTTCCGGCCGGGCAACCTCGGCTGGCCCGTCTTCGACACCGCCGTGGGGAGGATCGGCGTCTACATCTGCTACGACCGCCACTTCCCGGAAGGCTGGCGCGAACTCGGGCTCGCAGGAGCGCAGTTGGTGTACAACCCGTCCGCGACCTCCCGGGGCCTGTCCGGGTACCTGTGGCAGCTGGAGCAGCCCGCCTCCGCCGTCGCCAACGAGTACTTCGTCGCGGCGATCAACCGCGTCGGCCAGGAGGAGTACGGCGACAACGACTTCTACGGCACCAGCTACTTCGTCGACCCGCGCGGCCAGTTCGTCGGGGAGGTCGCCAGCGACAAGGAGGAGGAACTCCTCGTCCGGGACCTCGACTTCGACCTGATCAAGGAGGTCCGCGACCAGTGGGCCTTCTACCGCGACCGCCGCCCCGACGCCTACGGAGGGCTCGTACAGCCGTGA
- a CDS encoding alginate lyase family protein — protein MNASASKRLGLGIVGALLAGGLLLAACAAPDGRAHAKAPDEVVFRHPGVVVSHTQLQHAKQMIAAGKEPWSSAYQALLKSRYASLDYTAHPADVVPCPFNSGPQSCLDERQDAIAAYTHALLWSVNGRTAHARKAVEIMNGWSAVMKRHAEDNAGLQAAWSGSTWARAAEIIHADYPNWENVQVTRFKEMLRTAYLPAVRAQVPTYNGNWELAMTDAAMGISVFLEDQDVFRESLERFRARVPAYFYLKKDGAHPLAPPRTGIDSPDKVKAYWFGQGAYVDGIAQETCRNLMHVGYSLAASAHIAETAWHQGVDLYGEQGERLKAALEFHSKYQLGAEAPEWLCGGKVERTMGPDLEVALQHYELRTGAKLPYTRELVEKMRPAGTDDLFVAWETVSHGEAAPAVPAA, from the coding sequence ATGAACGCATCCGCATCCAAGCGACTCGGTCTCGGAATCGTCGGCGCCCTCCTCGCGGGCGGCCTGCTGCTCGCGGCATGCGCCGCCCCCGACGGCCGGGCCCACGCCAAGGCCCCGGACGAGGTGGTCTTCCGCCACCCGGGCGTCGTCGTCAGCCACACCCAGCTCCAGCACGCCAAACAGATGATCGCGGCCGGCAAGGAGCCGTGGAGCTCGGCGTACCAGGCGCTCCTCAAGAGCCGCTACGCCTCCCTCGACTACACGGCGCACCCCGCCGACGTCGTGCCCTGCCCCTTCAACTCGGGGCCGCAGTCCTGCCTCGACGAACGCCAGGACGCGATCGCCGCCTACACCCACGCCCTGCTCTGGTCCGTGAACGGCAGGACCGCCCACGCCCGCAAGGCCGTGGAGATCATGAACGGCTGGTCGGCGGTGATGAAGCGGCACGCCGAGGACAACGCCGGACTGCAGGCCGCCTGGTCCGGCTCCACCTGGGCGCGGGCCGCCGAGATCATCCACGCCGACTACCCGAACTGGGAGAACGTACAGGTCACCCGGTTCAAGGAGATGCTGCGCACCGCGTACCTCCCGGCAGTCCGCGCGCAGGTGCCGACGTACAACGGCAACTGGGAGCTGGCGATGACCGATGCCGCGATGGGCATCTCCGTCTTCCTGGAGGACCAGGACGTCTTCCGGGAGTCCCTGGAGCGGTTCCGGGCGCGCGTCCCGGCGTACTTCTACCTCAAGAAGGACGGCGCGCACCCCCTCGCCCCGCCGCGCACCGGCATCGACTCGCCGGACAAGGTGAAGGCGTACTGGTTCGGCCAGGGGGCGTACGTCGACGGCATCGCCCAGGAGACCTGCCGCAACCTCATGCACGTCGGTTACTCCCTCGCCGCGTCCGCGCACATCGCGGAGACGGCGTGGCACCAGGGCGTGGACCTGTACGGGGAGCAGGGCGAGCGGCTCAAGGCGGCGCTGGAGTTCCACTCGAAGTACCAGCTGGGCGCCGAGGCTCCCGAATGGCTGTGCGGGGGCAAGGTGGAGCGCACCATGGGCCCCGACCTGGAGGTCGCGCTCCAGCACTATGAGCTGCGGACGGGCGCGAAACTTCCGTACACGCGCGAGCTGGTCGAGAAGATGCGGCCGGCCGGTACGGACGACCTGTTCGTGGCCTGGGAGACGGTCAGTCATGGGGAGGCGGCCCCCGCGGTCCCCGCAGCCTGA
- the hydA gene encoding dihydropyrimidinase — protein sequence MTIRTLIRGGLVITAADELHADVLIEDGRVAALAAHGTAAAETWTADRTIDASGKYVIPGGVDAHTHMELPFGGTAASDTFETGTRAAAWGGTTTIVDFAVQTPGHALREGLDTWYAKADGQCAIDYAFHMILSDVNEGTLKEMDHLVGEGVTSFKLFMAYPGVFYSDDGQILRAMQRASGNGGLIMMHAENGIAIDVLVEQALARGETDPRHHGEVRKVLLEAEATHRAIQLARVAGSPLYVVHVSAEEAVAELAAARDKGLPVFGETCPQYLFLSTDNLEEPDFQGAKYVCSTPLRPREHQAALWRGLRTNDLQVVSTDHCPFCFRGQKELGRGDFSKIPNGLPGVENRMDLLHQAVLDGHISRRRWIEIACATPARMFGLYPQKGTIAPGSDADIVLYDPHAEQVISAETHHMNVDYSAYEGKRITGRVDTVLSRGELVIDRREYTGRAGHGAFIHRSTCQYL from the coding sequence ATGACCATCCGCACCCTCATCCGCGGCGGCCTCGTCATCACGGCCGCCGACGAGCTCCACGCCGACGTGCTGATCGAGGACGGCCGCGTGGCCGCCCTCGCGGCGCACGGCACGGCCGCCGCCGAGACCTGGACGGCCGACCGGACGATCGACGCGAGCGGGAAGTACGTCATCCCCGGCGGGGTCGACGCGCACACCCACATGGAGCTGCCCTTCGGAGGCACCGCCGCCTCCGACACCTTCGAGACCGGAACCAGGGCCGCCGCCTGGGGCGGCACCACCACCATCGTGGACTTCGCCGTACAGACCCCCGGCCACGCCCTGCGCGAGGGGCTCGACACCTGGTACGCCAAGGCCGACGGCCAGTGCGCCATCGACTACGCCTTCCACATGATCCTCTCGGACGTCAACGAGGGCACCCTCAAGGAGATGGACCACCTGGTGGGGGAGGGGGTCACCTCCTTCAAGCTGTTCATGGCGTACCCCGGGGTCTTCTACAGCGACGACGGGCAGATCCTGCGCGCGATGCAGAGGGCGTCGGGCAACGGCGGGCTGATCATGATGCACGCCGAGAACGGCATCGCGATCGACGTCCTCGTGGAACAGGCCCTGGCCCGCGGGGAGACCGATCCCCGTCACCACGGCGAGGTCCGCAAGGTGCTCCTCGAAGCCGAGGCCACCCACCGCGCCATCCAGCTCGCGCGGGTGGCCGGGTCCCCCCTCTACGTGGTCCACGTCTCGGCGGAGGAGGCGGTGGCGGAGCTGGCGGCGGCCCGGGACAAGGGGCTGCCGGTCTTCGGCGAGACCTGTCCGCAGTACCTGTTCCTGTCCACCGACAACCTGGAGGAGCCGGACTTCCAGGGCGCCAAGTACGTCTGCTCGACTCCTCTGCGGCCTCGTGAGCATCAGGCGGCGCTGTGGCGGGGCCTGCGGACGAACGACCTCCAGGTGGTTTCCACCGACCACTGCCCCTTCTGCTTCCGGGGCCAGAAGGAGCTGGGCCGGGGCGACTTCTCCAAGATCCCGAACGGGCTGCCGGGGGTGGAGAACCGCATGGACCTCCTCCACCAGGCCGTCCTGGACGGGCACATCAGCCGCCGCCGCTGGATCGAGATCGCGTGCGCGACCCCGGCCCGGATGTTCGGCCTCTACCCGCAGAAGGGCACGATCGCGCCGGGCAGCGACGCCGACATCGTCCTCTACGATCCGCACGCCGAGCAGGTCATCTCCGCCGAGACGCACCACATGAACGTGGACTACTCGGCGTACGAGGGCAAGCGGATCACCGGACGCGTCGACACGGTCCTGTCCCGGGGCGAACTCGTCATCGACCGGCGCGAATACACCGGCCGCGCCGGCCACGGGGCCTTCATCCACCGGTCCACCTGCCAGTACCTGTAA
- the ggt gene encoding gamma-glutamyltransferase, translated as MRRPAAARQLALLALAGALVSTGAAAPPSQAAGAATPAKVPVAVGYGGAVASVDADASAAGIAVLRSGGNAVDAAVATAAALGVTEPYSSGIGGGGYFVYYDARSGRVRTIDGRETAPASATATLFQENGLPIPFAEGQTSGRGVGVPGTPATWQSALDAWGTRSLGQLLKPAEKLARDGFTVDATFRAQTELNQDRFKDFPDTKKLFLPGGSLPVVGSTFKNPDLAATYAELGRKGAGALYRGPLAEDIVRAVRKPPVDPAATRVVRSGDLTTADLRAYATKRQDPTRVGYRGLDVYSMAPSSSGGTTVGEALNILERSDLGSLSEAQYLHRYIEASRISFADRGRWVGDPAAEDVPTKELLSQRYADTRGCLIDPGKALTSPLAPGDPRHPVACGAGGQAAPTTYEGENTTHLTVADRWGNVVSYTLTIESTGGSAITVPGRGFLLNNELTDFSFAPAAPGVPDPNLPGPGKRPRSSMSPTIVLEDGRPVLAVGSPGGATIITTVLQTLIGHLDRGLPLVDAIAAPRASQRNQTTTELEPGLWNSPVRAELEALGQGFRQNPEIGAATGVQRLPDGRWLAAAEPTRRGGGAAMVVHPHGKP; from the coding sequence ATGCGTCGTCCCGCCGCAGCACGTCAGTTAGCGCTCCTCGCACTCGCCGGTGCGCTCGTCTCCACCGGCGCCGCCGCCCCGCCCTCGCAGGCGGCGGGGGCCGCAACTCCGGCGAAGGTGCCGGTGGCCGTCGGGTACGGCGGGGCCGTCGCCAGCGTGGACGCCGACGCCAGCGCCGCCGGGATCGCGGTCCTGCGCTCCGGGGGCAACGCCGTGGACGCGGCCGTCGCGACGGCCGCGGCGCTCGGGGTCACCGAGCCGTACTCCTCCGGGATCGGCGGAGGTGGCTACTTCGTCTACTACGACGCCCGTTCCGGCCGGGTGCGGACCATCGACGGGCGCGAGACCGCCCCGGCGAGCGCCACCGCCACGCTGTTCCAGGAGAACGGCCTGCCCATCCCCTTCGCCGAGGGGCAGACCAGCGGCCGCGGCGTCGGAGTCCCCGGCACCCCGGCGACCTGGCAGAGCGCGCTGGACGCCTGGGGCACCCGCTCGCTGGGTCAACTTCTGAAGCCCGCCGAGAAACTGGCCCGTGACGGGTTCACCGTCGACGCCACCTTCCGGGCGCAGACGGAGCTCAACCAGGACCGTTTCAAGGACTTCCCGGACACCAAGAAGCTGTTCCTGCCCGGCGGGTCCCTCCCGGTGGTCGGCTCCACCTTCAAGAACCCCGATCTGGCGGCCACTTACGCGGAACTCGGCCGCAAGGGCGCGGGCGCCCTCTACCGCGGACCGCTGGCCGAGGACATCGTCCGCGCCGTCCGCAAGCCCCCGGTGGACCCGGCCGCCACCCGCGTGGTGCGCTCCGGCGACCTGACCACCGCCGACCTGCGCGCCTACGCCACCAAGCGGCAGGACCCGACCCGGGTCGGCTACCGGGGCCTGGACGTCTACAGCATGGCCCCGTCCTCCTCCGGCGGCACCACCGTCGGCGAGGCACTGAACATCCTGGAGCGCTCCGACCTCGGCTCGCTCTCTGAAGCCCAGTACCTGCACCGCTACATCGAGGCCTCGCGGATCTCCTTCGCCGACCGCGGCCGCTGGGTCGGTGACCCGGCCGCAGAGGACGTGCCCACCAAGGAACTGCTCTCCCAGCGGTACGCGGACACGCGCGGCTGTCTCATCGACCCGGGCAAGGCGCTGACCAGCCCGCTCGCTCCGGGCGATCCCCGCCACCCGGTCGCCTGCGGCGCCGGCGGACAGGCCGCCCCGACCACCTACGAGGGGGAGAACACCACGCACCTGACCGTCGCCGACCGCTGGGGCAACGTGGTCTCGTACACCCTGACCATCGAGTCGACGGGCGGCAGTGCCATCACGGTCCCCGGCCGCGGCTTCCTGCTCAACAACGAGCTGACCGACTTCTCCTTCGCCCCGGCCGCGCCCGGCGTCCCGGACCCGAACCTGCCCGGCCCGGGCAAGCGGCCGCGCTCCTCGATGTCCCCGACCATCGTGCTCGAGGACGGCCGCCCGGTGCTGGCCGTGGGCTCCCCGGGCGGCGCGACCATCATCACCACCGTGCTCCAGACCCTGATCGGGCACCTGGACCGAGGACTGCCGCTCGTCGACGCCATTGCCGCGCCGCGCGCCAGCCAGCGCAACCAGACCACCACCGAGCTGGAGCCGGGCCTGTGGAACAGCCCGGTCCGCGCCGAGCTGGAGGCGCTCGGCCAGGGCTTCCGGCAGAACCCGGAGATCGGCGCCGCCACCGGCGTCCAGCGGCTGCCCGACGGCCGCTGGCTGGCCGCGGCCGAACCGACCCGCCGGGGCGGCGGCGCGGCGATGGTGGTGCACCCGCACGGGAAGCCGTAG
- a CDS encoding helix-turn-helix domain-containing protein — protein MVRTPLTPEERERGERLGALLRAARGDRSMVEIAASAGLSSETLRKIETGRAPTPAFFTVAALAEALGLSLDDVMRRCAFVPV, from the coding sequence ATGGTCCGTACCCCTCTCACCCCCGAAGAGCGCGAGCGCGGCGAGCGCCTGGGCGCCCTGTTGCGCGCGGCCCGCGGCGATCGCAGCATGGTCGAGATCGCGGCCAGCGCCGGGCTCTCCTCCGAGACGCTCCGCAAGATCGAGACCGGCCGGGCCCCGACGCCCGCCTTCTTCACCGTGGCCGCCCTCGCCGAGGCCCTCGGGCTCTCGCTGGACGACGTCATGCGGCGGTGCGCCTTCGTACCGGTCTGA